A region of Silurus meridionalis isolate SWU-2019-XX chromosome 13, ASM1480568v1, whole genome shotgun sequence DNA encodes the following proteins:
- the prrg4 gene encoding transmembrane gamma-carboxyglutamic acid protein 4, producing the protein MRISIFVLCAFTFYGLSVCEKDTKSSRQVEERNAVFTEEQEANTFLGRHLLYNRFDFEIFTQGNLERECIEEVCNYEEAREVFENIPDTDAFWKKYTEAAQDQGQKIDVTALLVGLIAGGVAIIILGLLIWYTCQNTCKNKPVRTRSRRSNASVIIRRLEEVSLHPIPAPLSDDLETQGLPSYEQAIAISGPHDAPPPPYPGSRPGTIRR; encoded by the exons ATGCGGATATCGATATTTGTGCTGTGCGCCTTCACTTTTTATGGACTCTCTGTGTGTGAAAAAGATACCAAGAGCTCCAGGCAGGTAGAAGAAAGAAATGCAG TGTTCACGGAAGAGCAGGAAGCCAATACGTTTTTGGGACGGCATCTGCTGTACAACCGATTCGATTTCGAAATCTTCACCCAAGGGAATTTAGAAAGAGAGTGTATCGAGGAAGTGTGCAACTATGAAGAAGCCCGTGAGGTTTTCGAAAATATTCCAGACACA GATGCATTCTGGAAAAAGTATACAGAAG ctGCTCAGGATCAGGGGCAGAAAATCGATGTGACAGCTCTGTTGGTGGGCCTCATCGCAGGGGGAGTGGCCATCATCATATTGGGTCTCCTGATCTGGTATACCTGCCAGAACACTTGCAAAAATAA GCCTGTCAGGACTCGTTCAAGACGCAGTAATGCCTCTGTGATCATCCGGAGGCTAGAGGAGGTGTCGCTGCACCCCATCCCTGCTCCCTTATCAGACGATTTGGAAACGCAAGGTCTTCCGTCATATGAGCAGGCCATCGCTATATCTGGACCACACGAtgctccaccaccaccatatcctgg GTCGAGACCAGGCACCATTCGACGATAA
- the eif3m gene encoding eukaryotic translation initiation factor 3 subunit M, with translation MSVPAFIDITEEDQASELRAYIKSKGAEISEENSEVGLHVDLAQIIEACDVCLKDDDKDVESVMNSIVSLLLILETEKQEALIESLCEKLVKFREGERPTLRMQLLSNLFHGMDETALVRYTVYCSLIKVAAACNAITFIPTDLDQVRKWIVDWNLTTEKKHTLLRLVYDALVDCKKSEAAAKVMVELLGSYTEDNASQARVDAHRCIVRALKDPNTFLFDHLLALKPVRFLEGELIHDLLTIFVSAKLAAYVKFYQSNKDFIDSLGLLHEQNMAKMRLLTFMGMAVETKEISFDTMQQELQIGADDVEPFVIDAVRTKMIYCKIDQTQRKVVVSHSTHRTFGKQQWQQLYDSLSSWKQNLATVKTSLQTLSPSA, from the exons ATGAGTGTTCCGGCTTTTATCGACATCACTGAGGAGGATCAG GCCTCTGAGTTGCGGGCCTACATTAAATCCAAAGGAGCAGAGATCTCGGAGGAGAACTCTGAAGTAGGCCTTCATGTCGATCTGGCTCAGATCATTGAGGCCTGTGATGTCTGTCTGAAGGATGATGACAAAG ATGTGGAGAGTGTGATGAACAGCATTGTGTCTTTGCTGCTGATCCTGgagacagagaaacaggaagcGCTCATTGAGAGTCTTTGTGAGAAACTGGTGAAGTTCCGTGAGGGAGAACGGCCCACTCTGAGGATGCAGCT CCTGAGCAACCTTTTCCACGGTATGGACGAGACTGCACTGGTGCGATACACGGTGTACTGCAGTCTCATTAAAGTGGCAGCTGCCTGCAATGCCATCACCTTCATCCCTACCGATCTGGATCAG GTGCGCAAGTGGATCGTTGACTGGAACCTGACCACAGAGAAGAAGCACACGCTTCTGAGACTGGTGTATGATGCCCTGGTCGACTGTAAGAAGAG tgaGGCTGCAGCGAAAGTGATGGTAGAGCTGTTGGGAAGTTACACAGAAGACAATGCTTCCCAAGCCCGGGTAGATGCCCACAG GTGCATTGTCCGCGCTTTGAAAGACCCCAACACGTTTCTGTTTGACCATCTCCTGGCTTTGAAACCTGTGCGCTTCCTGGAGGGAGAGCTCATCCACGAC ctGTTGACCATCTTCGTGAGTGCAAAACTAGCAGCCTATGTCAAGTTCTACCAAAGCAACAAGGACTTTATCGATTCTCTCG gTCTGTTGCACGAGCAGAACATGGCAAAGATGAGGCTGCTTACCTTCATGGGCATGGCTGTGGAGACGAAAGAGATTTCCTTTGACACAATGCAGCAGGAGCTACAGATCGGTGCAGATGATGTTGAACCCTTCGTAATTGATG CTGTTCGGACCAAGATGATCTACTGCAAAATTGACCAGACACAGCGCAAGGTTGTCGTAAG ccaCAGCACTCATCGCACGTTTGGAaagcagcagtggcagcagcTTTACGACAGTCTCAGCTCCTGGAAGCAGAATCTGGCCACAGTGAAAACCAGCCTGCAGACGCTCTCTCCTTCTGCCTAA